The candidate division WOR-3 bacterium DNA segment GCCCGGGGAGTTAATAAAATAATATTTAATTTTTATAGTAAATGAACCGATTGGAGGCATAAATGAAAAAAGAAAAAGATTTAAATTTCGAAGATAAACTCTGGAAAGGAGCAGATAAGTTAAGAAAAAAAATTGAGGTCCATGAATATAAATATGTAGTTTTAGGACTTATATTTTTAAGATACCTTTTCTTTGCCTTTGAGG contains these protein-coding regions:
- a CDS encoding type I restriction-modification system subunit M N-terminal domain-containing protein, translating into MKKEKDLNFEDKLWKGADKLRKKIEVHEYKYVVLGLIFLRYLFFAFE